In one Carassius carassius chromosome 14, fCarCar2.1, whole genome shotgun sequence genomic region, the following are encoded:
- the LOC132156980 gene encoding V-set and transmembrane domain-containing protein 4-like, whose product MKLSAVAIVLLTRAFIGELSEALNVTVTPGPISMCMEGDNITLSCLVSQRKISSHVLVLRWLYFPTPEDEHLVVRMGMKKSKYYGNYSKHFPQSKFHLWEEMDGQIYRLLILNVSLEDRGNYTCKVQEIRKHRNKWKASSNGTGSMELRVHHIPTTGKADVIWRMFEDLYLCAVLICSIGLVCMLVFAMTITCQHLQHKQRLRASYYLVKCPENSSGETVTSVSSSSPAMHRKERRHKPQLRNITEQLPPPQIPAKAPVPRKPRRTKLLRAQPTKMPRVVEDSLTYAELELVKPKPELKTDLTGCAQLEPKTQCTGTVYAQILFVEKQV is encoded by the exons ATGAAGCTCTCTGCTGTTGCGATAGTTCTCCTGACTAGAGCTTTTATTGGAG AGCTGAGTGAAGCTCTAAATGTGACCGTCACACCTGGGCCAATCAGCATGTGTATGGAGGGAGACAACATCACTTTGTCCTGCTTAGTGTCTCAGAGAAAGATAAGCAGCCATGTCCTGGTGCTACGCTGGCTCTACTTCCCCACCCCTGAAGACGAGCACCTCGTGGTCAGGATGGGCATGAAGAAGAGCAAATATTATGGCAACTACAGCAAACACTTTCCCCAGAGCAAGTTCCACTTGTGGGAAGAAATGGATGGTCAGATCTACCGTTTGCTGATCCTGAATGTGTCCCTGGAGGACAGGGGCAACTATACCTGTAAAGTGCAGGAAATACGGAAGCACAGAAACAAGTGGAAGGCCTCGTCGAATGGAACAGGGAGCATGGAATTACGAG TACATCATATACCGACCACAGGAAAAGCTGATGTCATATGGCGCATGTTTGAAG ATTTGTATCTGTGTGCTGTGCTCATCTGCTCTATCGGTCTGGTCTGTATGCTTGTCTTTGCCATGACTATCACATGTCAGCACCTGCAGCACAAACAAAGACTACGAG CCAGTTATTACCTTGTGAAGTGTCCTGAAAACAG TTCAGGAGAGACAGTTACCAGTGTGTCCAGCTCCTCTCCTGCAATGCACAGAAAAGAGAGACGACACAAACCGCAGCTCAGAAACATCACTGAACAGCTACCACCACCACAGATACCAGCTAAAG CACCTGTACCAAGAAAGCCACGTAGGACCAAACTTTTAAGGGCACAACCTACAAAAATG CCAAGGGTGGTAGAGGACAGTCTGACATACGCAGAGCTGGAGCTGGTGAAACCGAAGCCTGAGCTGAAAACAGACTTGACTGGATGTGCACAACTTGAGCCTAAAACACAGTGCACGGGGACTGTATACGCCCAAATACTCTTTGTCGAGAAGCAAGtgtaa